The bacterium genomic sequence ACCGCGGCGAACGCCAGGCGCGCGTACGGGCGCACGGCTCGCGGGCGGAAGCCCTCGAGGATCTCGCGCTCGGTACGCAGCCGGATGAGTCCGCCGTTGGCTTTCATGATCGTTACGACCTCGCGATGTTCTGCAACATCTGGTCGGCGGTGTTGATGACGCGGCTCGATATTTCGTAGGCGCGCTGGCCGACGATCATCTGCACCATTTCCTCGACGAGATTGACGTTGCTCATCTCGAGGAATCCCTGGGTCAGCGTGCCGAGGCCTTCCTCTCCGGGCACGCCGACGATCGGCTCGCCCGATGAGCCCGTCGGAAGCATCAGGTTGTGTCCCATGGCGCGAAGTCCGTCCGGGTTGATGAACCGCGCGAGCTGGATGGTGCCGACCTCCTCGGCCTCCGTTTCGTCGGGCATCGTCACGGACACGGTGCCGTCCGGCGCGATGGTGACGTTCATGGCTTCCGCGGGGATCGTGATCTCCGGCTCGAGCACCTCGCCCGAGGCGATCGTCAGCACGCCCTCGTTGTTGCGCTTGAGCGCGCCGGCGCGCGTGTAGGCCAGTTCGCCGGACGGCCGCGTCACCTGCAAAAAGCCCGGCCCCTCGATCGAGATGTCGAGCTCGTTGGTCGTCTGCTGCAGCTCCCCCTGCTGGTAGATTTTCGAGACCGCGACGGTCCGGGCGCCAAGGCCGATCTGCGTTCCGGCCGGCGAAGGCCGGCCCTCGGCAACCGACGAGCCGGGCGCGCGCATCGTCTGGTAGAGCAGGTCCTCGAAATCGGCGCGCCCGCGCTTGAAGCCCGCGGTGTTCACGTTCGCGAGGTTGTTCGCGATGACGTCGATCTTCGTTTGCTGGGCGTCCATTCCGGAGGCGGCGGTCCAAAGCGCTCGCATCATGGCGTCTCTCCTCAGATCCGGCCGAGCGACGTGGCGCGGCCGTTCACTTCATCGATCATCTTGATCGTGCGTTGATAGGATTCGTACTGGCGGCTCGTCGTCACCATGCCGGCCATCTCGCGCATCACGTTGACGTTCGAGCCCTCGAGCGCGCCGTTGACGACGGTGAATTCGGGATCGGCTTTCGGCGCGGCGGCGTCGCCGGTGAATCCGGTGCCGCCCGCCTTGCGAAGAAGGCGCTGATCCTCGAAGGCCGCGACGCGCAGGCGATCGACCTGCTCGCCGCCGGAAAACACGGCGCCGTCGGGTCCGAACGACAGGTCGCGCGTGGGATCGACCGTGATCGGCCCGCCCTCGCCCATCACGGCAAAGCCGGAGGCGGAGCGCAGGGTGCCGTCGGTATCGACGCGAAAATTCCCTGCGCGCGTGTAGATGTCGCCGTTGGGTCCCTGGAGGACGAAATAGCCCTCGCCTTCGATCGCGGCGTCGCCCTCGCGGCCGGTGAACTGGATCGGGCCGCTTGTGAATGTGCTTGCCGTCTGGAAGTAGCGTCCGACGTTGTCGAGCGTCTTGCGGAACTTGTTGAACTTGTCGTCCGAAACGAAGTCGAGGTGCGTGGAGAACAGGGCGCGGTCGGCCCGAAATCCGGGGGTGCCCGCGTTCGCGACGTTGTTCGCGATCACGTCAAGGCGCGTCCCCTCGATCCGGGCTCCCAATACGGCGGCGTAGATTCCGTTCGTCATCGCGGCTCGTCCTCCGGGGGATAGGGATGAGCAAGCGTTGTGCCACGCCGAGGCACGCATTTTTACGCATATATTTCAATGAGATACGCGACGCGCGCTCCGCCGCGCCAACGGCATTTGGGGCAAAGAACTCGCTTGTTCAGGCAGGTTTTGCCGTTTGCCGCACCGGCAAATTCGGAAATTTTCGATAGCGGCGGGCATCGACGGCATGATATACGCGCAAGGAGAGGAAAAAGTGAATGCCACTTGAGACTCTCGAAACGCACAATGATTGACGTTGGCGAAAAAGACCTGAATACGATCAGGGCCATTCTTCGCGCCCAAGTTCCGGAGTGCGAAGTGCGCGCGTTCGGATCGCGGGTGAATGGAACGGCACGCCGTTTTTCGGACCTTGATCTTGCGCTTGTCGGAGCGGACAAGATCGACTGGCGGCGGATCATGCGCCTGAAGGAAGACTTCGAATATTCCGACCTGCCGTTTCGCGTGGATGTCATCGACTGGAACGCGTCATCGGAAACGTTCCGCGAAATCATCGGCGAGAAGTTCGAGGTGATTCAAAAATCCGCGCCGGCCAGGAACGCCGCGGCAGACGGATAAACCAACGGGCGGCTTTCGCCGCCCGTCGGGGATTCATTCGTTTATTCGCGCGTGCCGGTTTATTCGTCCCAGCCCCCGCCGTCTTCCCAATCGTCGTCGCCCCACCAGTAGTCGTCTTCCTCGTAGGGGAACGCGCTCGTGGCGACATCCGCGAAGCTCGAGATGCGCGTGACGACGAGCGCCGCGTTCGAGATCGTGTACATGTATTCGCCGATGATCACCGTGCGGCGAACGCTCGGCATGAAACCCTCCCACGGCCATCCGCCTTCGGGCTCAAGATCGGTGTGGTCGACGCGGCCCAGGTACTCGAAGCCGTCTTCCACCGTCACGTTGTAAACGTAAACACCGGTGTACGGCTCGTCGTTATCGGGCGCGGCCTTTCCGGAAGGCGGTACTTCGTCGTCGTCGCCGGTCCAGTCGTCGTCGTCGCCCCACCAGCCGTCGTCATCGCCCCACCAGTCGTCATAGGCGTAATCCGTGATCGGAATGGCCAGCAGATCCATCGGCGGGTAGTAGAGGAACGCCTTGTGATCGTATTGCGCCTCGGAGGAGACGCTCCAGCCCTCGCCGATCTGCTCCGTGAACGCCTGGGCGGGATTGGCGAAATCCGTGACGTCGAAGATCTGTAACAGCACGCCGCCGGTCTGACCGGAATTGTTGCCGCCGACGCCGATCGTCAGCAGATGATCGTCGCCGAACGGATGCAGATAGGTCGAGAATCCCG encodes the following:
- the flgG gene encoding flagellar basal-body rod protein FlgG; amino-acid sequence: MMRALWTAASGMDAQQTKIDVIANNLANVNTAGFKRGRADFEDLLYQTMRAPGSSVAEGRPSPAGTQIGLGARTVAVSKIYQQGELQQTTNELDISIEGPGFLQVTRPSGELAYTRAGALKRNNEGVLTIASGEVLEPEITIPAEAMNVTIAPDGTVSVTMPDETEAEEVGTIQLARFINPDGLRAMGHNLMLPTGSSGEPIVGVPGEEGLGTLTQGFLEMSNVNLVEEMVQMIVGQRAYEISSRVINTADQMLQNIARS
- the flgF gene encoding flagellar basal-body rod protein FlgF, yielding MTNGIYAAVLGARIEGTRLDVIANNVANAGTPGFRADRALFSTHLDFVSDDKFNKFRKTLDNVGRYFQTASTFTSGPIQFTGREGDAAIEGEGYFVLQGPNGDIYTRAGNFRVDTDGTLRSASGFAVMGEGGPITVDPTRDLSFGPDGAVFSGGEQVDRLRVAAFEDQRLLRKAGGTGFTGDAAAPKADPEFTVVNGALEGSNVNVMREMAGMVTTSRQYESYQRTIKMIDEVNGRATSLGRI
- a CDS encoding nucleotidyltransferase domain-containing protein; this translates as MIDVGEKDLNTIRAILRAQVPECEVRAFGSRVNGTARRFSDLDLALVGADKIDWRRIMRLKEDFEYSDLPFRVDVIDWNASSETFREIIGEKFEVIQKSAPARNAAADG